The following proteins are co-located in the Triticum aestivum cultivar Chinese Spring chromosome 1A, IWGSC CS RefSeq v2.1, whole genome shotgun sequence genome:
- the LOC123068991 gene encoding protein timeless homolog isoform X5, with product MDSAMLSLTCAGLGAAEEDDDGGAVGYVKGEHCLDNLKDLQRLLRRDDPERREVFKQVCKWRIASRDLVPIIENYQSDRNLVITAVKVLVFLTMPVDPSSEDVAQQIEYLWDLKAALTRNVAIAVIVSLLEDPLDHLERTSFTEDDWKLVQLVLTLLRNVLAIQEITLPQKASGEATQLLYLADSFLELMFKENMMDLILVLAQHIDEPSGYLKHENLLLLEIFHYLFLGRDPELIAKVRPEGSKEQVNGDIDTSVDSLRLMMEKEEREKRMFRQRNAENHALNGIFTCLAVDGSKSLCKGNPSSAMSSANSLRKMRNVQRGPQKRIAWDNELLYIPKEGVMEMLRSFMDQFLSGGYNVLMQSVCDDIVKQHHSIEKSDNITFFKVVCFVLAFQHEKTSNAQKSSAGPQLSETSPGNECDDLPFRGDICGPVAATLNEDMFNIVLSRWREAYEDLKHTKDYKTLSAAGSLMKNMIGMIYLVVKVHPEDSRESQTARVLLYKLFYDQTEQGLTQFLLNLFRSFDTHKQPKSALADLLETVHIMLQLMEKLQARGALRVAKRTRKGRKRKTSDDKHQSIEPETENVEQSCIDPTDGTKATSDSLPDLRSEDPLAEPTLLEQGKVDSDGTDLPDTIVDTAVNLESTTQLGGDPSSAGSGEKERNPINEEEDTCTTQLGGDPSSAGSGEKKRNPINEEEDTCTTQPGGDPSSAGSAEKKRNTINEEEDASDSSSDDCPPATSEVDFNVSRLISSLANNSVVQNICWLLKYYKTNSFRTNHYIICMLRRFCEDLDVSPMLYQLSLLTTFYDILVEQKSSSSKEYANIVNFLSKIVRKLVRAMKKQPLLFVDALFWKTRKECHCIDADYLLNEFKGDVNNKGGEVGSSKGWGGPVNIADSLGDDEADYDIPHEPYDGDKNGDSSSGEREGDTQKSMGARDKRSILLSLSDSEGEAEDNDRTTISRGSQNKEVPKRRGRSIFNEEQEKLIRDLHEKYKDDRKYSHLIAEALDPSGKISSAQISRKLTQLGLRSVTRRTKIPEASLSAEGLVTQPQNDVLDDPKPESTRRRRKRLHRLSSKDDNNDNHPVSSDEETLQSLKGRTKNKELPSVDLSSSKSQHQEASQGDSDDETIGSLLSRGKKKRLSTSDVSENKQEHLDSSKNIAPGVETIGSNIITKNKELPSVDLAPSISQHQEASQGTDSDDATIGSLLGGKKKRLSTSDITENKQEDLDSSKNIGLGIETIGSNAITKNKELPSVDLVPSISQHQETSQGTDSDDETIGFLLRGKKKRLSTSDIAENKQDLDSSKNTGRGVETIGSNIIPKNKELASVDLPPGISQHQEASQGTDSDDETIGSLLRGKKRRLSTSDVTENRQEHQDSSKNIVLDNETVGSNVMDAPLHPELNSSNDKGGDAELLDDFSEPELDGGEDTEQRTIDDRDMPESGDMAGSNVSQKTGLKRRHRMVIDDDDDE from the exons ATGGACTCGGCGATGCTCTCGCTCACCTGCGCCGGCCTCGGGGCcgccgaggaggacgacgacggggGCGCCGTCGGCTACGTCAAGGGCGAACACTGCCTCG ACAACCTGAAGGATCTGCAGAGGCTGCTGCGGCGGGACGACCCGGAGCGGCGGGAGGTCTTCAAGCAGGTCTGCAAGTGGAGGATCGCGTCCAGGGATCTGGTGCCCATCATCGAGAACTACCAGTCCGACCGCAACCTCGTCATCACGGCAG TGAAAGTTTTGGTATTCCTCACCATGCCTGTCGATCCTTCATCAGAGGATGTTGCTCAGCAGATAGAGTATCTGTGGGATTTGAAGGCTGCACTCACACGGAATGTTGCAATCGCAGTGATTGTGTCTCTTCTTGAGGACCCATTGGATCATTTGGAAAG AACTTCATTCACGGAAGATGACTGGAAGCTAGTACAGTTGGTGCTTACTTTATTGCGCAACGTCTTGGCTATTCAAGAAATCACATTGCCTCAGAAGGCATCTGGGGAAGCTACCCAGTTATTGTACCTGGCTGACAGCTTTTTAGAACTCATGTTTAAAGAAAATATGATGGATCTAATCTTAGTGCTAGCTCAACATATTGATGAGCCCTCTGGTTATCTCAAGCATGAAAACCTTCTTTTGTTGGAAATCTTTCATTATCTTTTCTTGGGCCGGGACCCAGAATTGATCGCCAAAGTTCGTCCTGAAGGCTCAAAG GAGCAGGTCAATGGAGATATCGATACATCAGTTGATTCATTGagattgatgatggagaaggaagAGAGGGAAAAAAGGATGTTCAGGCAGAGAAACGCGGAGAATCACGCACTCAACGGAATTTTTACATGCCTTGCAGTG GATGGATCTAAGTCATTGTGCAAAGGGAACCCCAGCTCAGCAATGTCATCAGCAAATAGCCTCCGGAAAATGCGTAATGTCCAAAGAGGCCCTCAGAAAAGGATAGCATGGGATAATGAACTTCTTTACATACCAAAGGAGGGTGTTATGGAAATGCTAAGAAGTTTCATGGATCAATTTTTATCTGGAGGATATAATG TCCTGATGCAGTCTGTTTGTGATGATATCGTGAAGCAGCATCATTCTATTGAGAAATCTGATAACATTACATTCTTCAAAGTCGTTTGCTTTGTCTTAGCTTTTCAACACGAGAAAACATCAAATGCTCAG AAATCAAGTGCTGGGCCCCAGCTGTCTGAGACTTCACCAGGCAATGAATGTGATGATCTGCCATTTCGTGGTGACATATGTGGACCTGTTGCAGCCACATTAAACGAAGATATGTTCAATATAGTCTTGTCCAGGTGGCGTGAGGCCTATGAAGACCTGAAGCATACTAAGGATTACAAAACTCTTTCAGCTGCTGGCTCCTTAATGAAGAACATG ATTGGCATGATATATTTGGTGGTGAAAGTTCATCCTGAAGATTCAAGGGAATCTCAAACAGCCCGTGTTTTACTGTATAAGCTGTTCTATGATCAGACAGAACAAGGCCTGACTCAGTTTCTCCTGAACTTGTTCAGATCTTTTGATACTCATAAGCAACCAAAAAG TGCTCTTGCGGATTTACTAGAAACAGTTCATATCATGCTACAGCTGATGGAGAAGCTTCAAGCACGTGGTGCTTTAAGG GTTGCGAAAAGGACAAGAAAGGGCAGAAAAAGGAAGACGTCAGATGACAAACATCAGAGTATCGAACCTGAAACAGAGAATGTGGAGCAAAGCTGTATAGACCCAACAGATGGGACTAAAGCTACATCTGATTCACTTCCAGATTTGAGAAGTGAGGATCCTCTAGCAGAACCTACTCTCTTAGAGCAAGGAAAAGTTGATTCCGATGGCACAGATCTGCCAGATACAATTGTGGATACGGCTGTTAATCTGGAGAGCACCACACAGCTTGGAGGTGATCCATCTTCTGCAGGCAGTGGTGAAAAGGAAAGAAATCCCATTAATGAAGAGGAAGATACTTGTACCACACAGCTTGGTGGTGATCCATCTTCTGCAGGCAGTggtgaaaagaaaagaaatcccaTTAACGAAGAGGAAGATACTTGTACCACACAGCCTGGAGGTGATCCATCTTCTGCAGGCAGtgctgaaaagaaaagaaataccattaatgaagaggaAGATGCTTCAGATTCTTCAAGTGATGATTGCCCCCCAGCTACAAGTGAAGTTGATTTTAACGTATCGCGGTTAATATCCAGCCTAGCCAACAATTCTGTTGTCCAAAATATATGCTGGTTGTTGAAGTACTATAAGACTAACTCCTTTCGAACAAACCACTACATCATATGCATGCTGCGGAGATTCTGTGAAGATCTAGATGTGTCACCAATGCTATATCAG CTATCGCTTCTGACTACTTTCTATGATATATTAGTTGAACAGAAGTCTTCGAGTTCAAAGGAGTATGCAAATATTGTAAATTTTCTTTCTAAAATTGTAAGGAAGTTGGTGAGAGCAATGAAAAAACAGCCACTGTTATTTGTTGATGCCCTCTTTTGGAAGACAAGAAAGGAATGCCATTGCATTGACGCTGATTATCTACTGAATGAGTTCAAGGGAGATGTTAACAATAAGGGTGGTGAAGTTGGTTCAAGTAAAGGATGGGGAGGTCCAGTAAATATAGCAGATTCTCTTGGTGACGATGAAGCTGACTATGATATACCACATGAACCATATGATGGTGATAA GAATGGAGATTCATCTTCTGGTGAACGTGAAGGTGATACTCAGAAGAGCATGGGTGCCAGAGACAAAAGGAGCATATTACTGTCACTTTCAGACAGTGAAGGTGAAGCTGAGGATAATGATAG GACTACTATATCTAGAGGCTCTCAGAATAAAGAGGTCCCAAAGAGACGAGGGCGTTCCATTTTTAATGAAGAGCAAGAGAAGCTTATCAGAGATCTTCACGAGAA ATATAAGGATGATCGTAAATACAGTCATCTAATTGCTGAAGCTCTAGATCCCAGTGGAAAGATATCGTCGGCTCAAATTTCTCGAAAGCTTACACAGCTAGGTCTCAGGAGTGTCACTAGGAGGACAAAAATTCCAGAGGCATCTCTTTCAGCTGAAGGTCTGGTTACACAACCACAAAACGATGTGCTGGACGATCCGAAGCCAGAAAGCACCCG GCGCAGGAGGAAAAGGCTTCATCGATTAAGCAGTAAGGATGACAACAACGATAATCATCCAGTATCATCTGATGAAGAAACATTGCAATCACTTAAGGGCAG AACCAAAAATAAGGAGCTGCCCTCGGTGGACCTTTCATCGAGTAAATCACAGCATCAAGAGGCTTCGCAGGGTGATTCTGATGATGAGACCATAGGATCTCTGCTTAG TAGAGGAAAGAAGAAAAGGTTATCAACATCAGATGTTTCAGAGAATAAACAAGAACACCTAGATTCTTCGAAGAACATTGCTCCGGGGGTTGAGACTATCGGTTCAAATATCAT AACCAAAAATAAGGAGCTGCCATCTGTGGATCTTGCACCAAGTATATCACAGCATCAAGAGGCTTCTCAGGGCACAGATTCTGATGATGCAACCATAGGATCTCTGCTTGG AGGAAAGAAGAAAAGGTTATCAACGTCAGATATTACAGAGAATAAACAAGAAGACCTAGATTCTTCAAAGAACATTGGTCTGGGCATTGAGACTATCGGTTCAAATGCCAT AACCAAAAATAAGGAGCTGCCGTCCGTGGATCTTGTACCGAGTATATCACAGCATCAAGAGACTTCACAGGGCACAGATTCTGATGATGAGACCATAGGATTTCTGCTTAG AGGAAAGAAGAAAAGGTTATCAACATCAGATATTGCAGAGAATAAACAAGACCTAGATTCTTCGAAGAACACTGGTCGGGGCGTTGAGACTATCGGTTCAAATATCAT ACCCAAAAATAAGGAGCTGGCCTCGGTGGATCTTCCACCAGGTATATCACAGCATCAAGAGGCTTCGCAGGGCACAGATTCTGATGATGAAACCATAGGATCTCTGCTTAG AGGAAAGAAAAGAAGGTTATCTACATCAGATGTTACAGAGAACAGACAAGAACACCAAGATTCTTCGAAGAACATTGTTCTGGACAATGAGACTGTCGGTTCAAATGTCAT GGACGCCCCTCTTCATCCGGAGTTGAACTCATCTAACGATAAAGGTGGTGATGCTGAACTTCTTGATGACTTCAGTGAGCCTGAGCTGGATGGTGGTGAAGATACCGAGCAACGGACCATCGATGACAGAGACATGCCTGAATCTGGGGACATGGCAGGCTCTAATGTCAGTCAGAAGACTGGTTTGAAAAGAAGACACAGAATGGTAattgacgacgatgatgatgagtag
- the LOC123068991 gene encoding protein timeless homolog isoform X2 → MDSAMLSLTCAGLGAAEEDDDGGAVGYVKGEHCLDNLKDLQRLLRRDDPERREVFKQVCKWRIASRDLVPIIENYQSDRNLVITAVKVLVFLTMPVDPSSEDVAQQIEYLWDLKAALTRNVAIAVIVSLLEDPLDHLERTSFTEDDWKLVQLVLTLLRNVLAIQEITLPQKASGEATQLLYLADSFLELMFKENMMDLILVLAQHIDEPSGYLKHENLLLLEIFHYLFLGRDPELIAKVRPEGSKEQVNGDIDTSVDSLRLMMEKEEREKRMFRQRNAENHALNGIFTCLAVDGSKSLCKGNPSSAMSSANSLRKMRNVQRGPQKRIAWDNELLYIPKEGVMEMLRSFMDQFLSGGYNVLMQSVCDDIVKQHHSIEKSDNITFFKVVCFVLAFQHEKTSNAQKSSAGPQLSETSPGNECDDLPFRGDICGPVAATLNEDMFNIVLSRWREAYEDLKHTKDYKTLSAAGSLMKNMIGMIYLVVKVHPEDSRESQTARVLLYKLFYDQTEQGLTQFLLNLFRSFDTHKQPKSALADLLETVHIMLQLMEKLQARGALRVAKRTRKGRKRKTSDDKHQSIEPETENVEQSCIDPTDGTKATSDSLPDLRSEDPLAEPTLLEQGKVDSDGTDLPDTIVDTAVNLESTTQLGGDPSSAGSGEKERNPINEEEDTCTTQLGGDPSSAGSGEKKRNPINEEEDTCTTQPGGDPSSAGSAEKKRNTINEEEDASDSSSDDCPPATSEVDFNVSRLISSLANNSVVQNICWLLKYYKTNSFRTNHYIICMLRRFCEDLDVSPMLYQLSLLTTFYDILVEQKSSSSKEYANIVNFLSKIVRKLVRAMKKQPLLFVDALFWKTRKECHCIDADYLLNEFKGDVNNKGGEVGSSKGWGGPVNIADSLGDDEADYDIPHEPYDGDKNGDSSSGEREGDTQKSMGARDKRSILLSLSDSEGEAEDNDRTTISRGSQNKEVPKRRGRSIFNEEQEKLIRDLHEKYKDDRKYSHLIAEALDPSGKISSAQISRKLTQLGLRSVTRRTKIPEASLSAEGLVTQPQNDVLDDPKPESTRRRRKRLHRLSSKDDNNDNHPVSSDEETLQSLKGRTKNKELPSVDLSSSKSQHQEASQGDSDDETIGSLLSRGKKKRLSTSDVSENKQEHLDSSKNIAPGVETIGSNIITKNKELPSVDLAPSISQHQEASQGTDSDDATIGSLLGRGKKKRLSTSDITENKQEDLDSSKNIGLGIETIGSNAITKNKELPSVDLVPSISQHQETSQGTDSDDETIGFLLRGKKKRLSTSDIAENKQDLDSSKNTGRGVETIGSNIIPKNKELASVDLPPGISQHQEASQGTDSDDETIGSLLRGKKRRLSTSDVTENRQEHQDSSKNIVLDNETVGSNVMDAPLHPELNSSNDKGGDAELLDDFSEPELDGGEDTEQRTIDDRDMPESGDMAGSNVSQKTGLKRRHRMVIDDDDDE, encoded by the exons ATGGACTCGGCGATGCTCTCGCTCACCTGCGCCGGCCTCGGGGCcgccgaggaggacgacgacggggGCGCCGTCGGCTACGTCAAGGGCGAACACTGCCTCG ACAACCTGAAGGATCTGCAGAGGCTGCTGCGGCGGGACGACCCGGAGCGGCGGGAGGTCTTCAAGCAGGTCTGCAAGTGGAGGATCGCGTCCAGGGATCTGGTGCCCATCATCGAGAACTACCAGTCCGACCGCAACCTCGTCATCACGGCAG TGAAAGTTTTGGTATTCCTCACCATGCCTGTCGATCCTTCATCAGAGGATGTTGCTCAGCAGATAGAGTATCTGTGGGATTTGAAGGCTGCACTCACACGGAATGTTGCAATCGCAGTGATTGTGTCTCTTCTTGAGGACCCATTGGATCATTTGGAAAG AACTTCATTCACGGAAGATGACTGGAAGCTAGTACAGTTGGTGCTTACTTTATTGCGCAACGTCTTGGCTATTCAAGAAATCACATTGCCTCAGAAGGCATCTGGGGAAGCTACCCAGTTATTGTACCTGGCTGACAGCTTTTTAGAACTCATGTTTAAAGAAAATATGATGGATCTAATCTTAGTGCTAGCTCAACATATTGATGAGCCCTCTGGTTATCTCAAGCATGAAAACCTTCTTTTGTTGGAAATCTTTCATTATCTTTTCTTGGGCCGGGACCCAGAATTGATCGCCAAAGTTCGTCCTGAAGGCTCAAAG GAGCAGGTCAATGGAGATATCGATACATCAGTTGATTCATTGagattgatgatggagaaggaagAGAGGGAAAAAAGGATGTTCAGGCAGAGAAACGCGGAGAATCACGCACTCAACGGAATTTTTACATGCCTTGCAGTG GATGGATCTAAGTCATTGTGCAAAGGGAACCCCAGCTCAGCAATGTCATCAGCAAATAGCCTCCGGAAAATGCGTAATGTCCAAAGAGGCCCTCAGAAAAGGATAGCATGGGATAATGAACTTCTTTACATACCAAAGGAGGGTGTTATGGAAATGCTAAGAAGTTTCATGGATCAATTTTTATCTGGAGGATATAATG TCCTGATGCAGTCTGTTTGTGATGATATCGTGAAGCAGCATCATTCTATTGAGAAATCTGATAACATTACATTCTTCAAAGTCGTTTGCTTTGTCTTAGCTTTTCAACACGAGAAAACATCAAATGCTCAG AAATCAAGTGCTGGGCCCCAGCTGTCTGAGACTTCACCAGGCAATGAATGTGATGATCTGCCATTTCGTGGTGACATATGTGGACCTGTTGCAGCCACATTAAACGAAGATATGTTCAATATAGTCTTGTCCAGGTGGCGTGAGGCCTATGAAGACCTGAAGCATACTAAGGATTACAAAACTCTTTCAGCTGCTGGCTCCTTAATGAAGAACATG ATTGGCATGATATATTTGGTGGTGAAAGTTCATCCTGAAGATTCAAGGGAATCTCAAACAGCCCGTGTTTTACTGTATAAGCTGTTCTATGATCAGACAGAACAAGGCCTGACTCAGTTTCTCCTGAACTTGTTCAGATCTTTTGATACTCATAAGCAACCAAAAAG TGCTCTTGCGGATTTACTAGAAACAGTTCATATCATGCTACAGCTGATGGAGAAGCTTCAAGCACGTGGTGCTTTAAGG GTTGCGAAAAGGACAAGAAAGGGCAGAAAAAGGAAGACGTCAGATGACAAACATCAGAGTATCGAACCTGAAACAGAGAATGTGGAGCAAAGCTGTATAGACCCAACAGATGGGACTAAAGCTACATCTGATTCACTTCCAGATTTGAGAAGTGAGGATCCTCTAGCAGAACCTACTCTCTTAGAGCAAGGAAAAGTTGATTCCGATGGCACAGATCTGCCAGATACAATTGTGGATACGGCTGTTAATCTGGAGAGCACCACACAGCTTGGAGGTGATCCATCTTCTGCAGGCAGTGGTGAAAAGGAAAGAAATCCCATTAATGAAGAGGAAGATACTTGTACCACACAGCTTGGTGGTGATCCATCTTCTGCAGGCAGTggtgaaaagaaaagaaatcccaTTAACGAAGAGGAAGATACTTGTACCACACAGCCTGGAGGTGATCCATCTTCTGCAGGCAGtgctgaaaagaaaagaaataccattaatgaagaggaAGATGCTTCAGATTCTTCAAGTGATGATTGCCCCCCAGCTACAAGTGAAGTTGATTTTAACGTATCGCGGTTAATATCCAGCCTAGCCAACAATTCTGTTGTCCAAAATATATGCTGGTTGTTGAAGTACTATAAGACTAACTCCTTTCGAACAAACCACTACATCATATGCATGCTGCGGAGATTCTGTGAAGATCTAGATGTGTCACCAATGCTATATCAG CTATCGCTTCTGACTACTTTCTATGATATATTAGTTGAACAGAAGTCTTCGAGTTCAAAGGAGTATGCAAATATTGTAAATTTTCTTTCTAAAATTGTAAGGAAGTTGGTGAGAGCAATGAAAAAACAGCCACTGTTATTTGTTGATGCCCTCTTTTGGAAGACAAGAAAGGAATGCCATTGCATTGACGCTGATTATCTACTGAATGAGTTCAAGGGAGATGTTAACAATAAGGGTGGTGAAGTTGGTTCAAGTAAAGGATGGGGAGGTCCAGTAAATATAGCAGATTCTCTTGGTGACGATGAAGCTGACTATGATATACCACATGAACCATATGATGGTGATAA GAATGGAGATTCATCTTCTGGTGAACGTGAAGGTGATACTCAGAAGAGCATGGGTGCCAGAGACAAAAGGAGCATATTACTGTCACTTTCAGACAGTGAAGGTGAAGCTGAGGATAATGATAG GACTACTATATCTAGAGGCTCTCAGAATAAAGAGGTCCCAAAGAGACGAGGGCGTTCCATTTTTAATGAAGAGCAAGAGAAGCTTATCAGAGATCTTCACGAGAA ATATAAGGATGATCGTAAATACAGTCATCTAATTGCTGAAGCTCTAGATCCCAGTGGAAAGATATCGTCGGCTCAAATTTCTCGAAAGCTTACACAGCTAGGTCTCAGGAGTGTCACTAGGAGGACAAAAATTCCAGAGGCATCTCTTTCAGCTGAAGGTCTGGTTACACAACCACAAAACGATGTGCTGGACGATCCGAAGCCAGAAAGCACCCG GCGCAGGAGGAAAAGGCTTCATCGATTAAGCAGTAAGGATGACAACAACGATAATCATCCAGTATCATCTGATGAAGAAACATTGCAATCACTTAAGGGCAG AACCAAAAATAAGGAGCTGCCCTCGGTGGACCTTTCATCGAGTAAATCACAGCATCAAGAGGCTTCGCAGGGTGATTCTGATGATGAGACCATAGGATCTCTGCTTAG TAGAGGAAAGAAGAAAAGGTTATCAACATCAGATGTTTCAGAGAATAAACAAGAACACCTAGATTCTTCGAAGAACATTGCTCCGGGGGTTGAGACTATCGGTTCAAATATCAT AACCAAAAATAAGGAGCTGCCATCTGTGGATCTTGCACCAAGTATATCACAGCATCAAGAGGCTTCTCAGGGCACAGATTCTGATGATGCAACCATAGGATCTCTGCTTGG TAGAGGAAAGAAGAAAAGGTTATCAACGTCAGATATTACAGAGAATAAACAAGAAGACCTAGATTCTTCAAAGAACATTGGTCTGGGCATTGAGACTATCGGTTCAAATGCCAT AACCAAAAATAAGGAGCTGCCGTCCGTGGATCTTGTACCGAGTATATCACAGCATCAAGAGACTTCACAGGGCACAGATTCTGATGATGAGACCATAGGATTTCTGCTTAG AGGAAAGAAGAAAAGGTTATCAACATCAGATATTGCAGAGAATAAACAAGACCTAGATTCTTCGAAGAACACTGGTCGGGGCGTTGAGACTATCGGTTCAAATATCAT ACCCAAAAATAAGGAGCTGGCCTCGGTGGATCTTCCACCAGGTATATCACAGCATCAAGAGGCTTCGCAGGGCACAGATTCTGATGATGAAACCATAGGATCTCTGCTTAG AGGAAAGAAAAGAAGGTTATCTACATCAGATGTTACAGAGAACAGACAAGAACACCAAGATTCTTCGAAGAACATTGTTCTGGACAATGAGACTGTCGGTTCAAATGTCAT GGACGCCCCTCTTCATCCGGAGTTGAACTCATCTAACGATAAAGGTGGTGATGCTGAACTTCTTGATGACTTCAGTGAGCCTGAGCTGGATGGTGGTGAAGATACCGAGCAACGGACCATCGATGACAGAGACATGCCTGAATCTGGGGACATGGCAGGCTCTAATGTCAGTCAGAAGACTGGTTTGAAAAGAAGACACAGAATGGTAattgacgacgatgatgatgagtag